A window of Spodoptera frugiperda isolate SF20-4 chromosome 17, AGI-APGP_CSIRO_Sfru_2.0, whole genome shotgun sequence contains these coding sequences:
- the LOC126911637 gene encoding uncharacterized protein LOC126911637 has protein sequence MDIFTTAVAVFFYGALSQAQQILRAGGDYSVDIPTNSSEQDDSRVLALLILEENDSEESGTLADGTYKTPTIMPWIDAAKLGDEDEELDTSGESNSDEYPDSDTSDTDSESSFYHEDDYLNDEVSTINLAELKHLKEKSDFLRKRWKSCRKEAAKVCREACVVSYKNACDEHECGRRLKKTMKKECKRNCKDLFM, from the exons ATGGACATATTCACGACTGCTGTTGCCGTGTTTTTCTACGGT GCATTATCACAAGCACAGCAGATTTTAAGGGCAGGCGGTGATTACTCCGTCGATATTCCAACGAATAGTTCTGAGCAAGACGACTCCAGAGTACTTGCCCTGCTCATTCTGGAA GAAAACGACAGCGAGGAATCAGGAACCTTAGCCGATGGTACTTACAAGACGCCGACAATAATGCCTTGGATAGACGCGGCCAAGCTCGGTGATGAAGACGAGGAATTAGACACGTCAGGTGAATCTAACTCCGACGAATATCCCGATTCTGACACAAGTGATACGGATAGCGAATCGAGTTTTTATCACGAAGATGATTATCTAAACGACGAAGTGAGTACAATTAATTTGGCTGAGCTTAAACACTTGAAGGAAAAGTCAGACTTTTTAAGAAAGAGGTGGAAGTCTTGCCGGAAAGAAGCGGCGAAGGTATGCAGGGAAGCGTGCGTTGTATCTTACAAGAACGCTTGCGATGAACACGAGTGTGGTAGGAGATTAAAGAAAACGATGAAAAAAGAATGCAAGAGGAATTGCAAGgatttgtttatgtaa